From the genome of Desulfovibrio sp. JY:
TCGCACCGCAGCTTCCGCCTTCGACGTCCGGCCGTTGCCCTTTCCGCCGCGGATGGGCCCTGGCGTCTGGCTCGTCGCCACACCAGCCGCGCGTTTCCCCAAGGAGGCGTCATGACCGGGATTCATGACAAGGCCAATGCGTTAAAACATACATTCGTCTCGGAAGGACGCGTCTTCATCGTACTTTTTATCTATCTGGCGCTCTTGCTTGGAGGATTTGCCTGGTACAAGCGACTTGTCCTCCTGCAATACAAATTTCAATTTCTCCACTACGGCTACAGTATTGTCGAAGCCGCCGTTCTGGCCAAGCTCATCCTGGTGGGCAACGCCTTTGGTCTGACCAAACCTTTTCGCAAGTTGCCCTTGATCTGGACGAGCCTGTTTCAGACCCTGGCGATCAGCTTCCTGGCCATCTTCTTTTCCCTGGAAGAAGAAACTGTCATCGGCCTGTTCCACGGGCAAGGATTGGCCTGGGGCTTTCACGCCATCATGCGGCACAGTTGGCGACAAATCCTGGCGGACTTCATCATCATCTTCATGTCCCTTGTCCCGCTGTTCTCCATTTGGGAACTGGGAAAGGTCCTTGGCCCCAGACAATGTTACGACATGTTTTTCAAGAGACGGCCGCCAAGCGGCTTTTGCCTGATGCCGCAAGCGCCCTCGGCGAGCGCCGCTTCCCGTGACCAAAAGCACTAAGCGTCTGGTGAAAGGCCGGCAGGGCGGGACGGGATCGTCAGCCGGGGCGCACCGCGACAACGCCTACGGGTTGCGACCTGCCCGGTAGGCGCGAGCCTGAAAGACTGCAAGACCATTGGTTTGCCCCGGCACGAAGAAGCAGCGGATGTTCGTGATCCCGTTGACGCGGGACAGGCAGGACCGCAACGGACAGGCGTCCGGGCATTCTCTTTCCAAGAGGCGTGGCGTGGCGTGGCGTGGCGAATAAAACATAACCAGGGGACAAGGTGAAGAAAATGTCTGATCAGATACAGAAGAACACAAAAGGCTCCTGGGGTGTTCTGATGGCGTTTCTGGCCTTGACGCAGATCGGACTCGTGGCCGACAATGTATTGCTTACGAACGCCATGTCCGCCATCGCCAAGAGTCTGCATGCGACCGTATCCGATTTGCAGATCGCCAACCTCATCTATCCGCTGATCAGCGCCCCGGTCATGGTTGCCGCCGGCATTCTGGGCGGCGCGTTCGGCTGGCGAAAGCTCCTGATCGTGGGGTTGGCCATTGTGGTTCTGGCCGAGGCGCTCGCGAGCGTCAGCACGAACATCCTCTTTTTCAACTACATCGCCCGCACGTTGATTGGCATCGGCGCCGGGCTGTGCGTGCCCGCCGTCCTCGGGTACATTACCGACAATTTCAGTCGCGCCCAGATGACGACGTCATTCGCCCTCCTCAGCGCCTCCGTGGCGCTCAGCGCCGCATTGGCGCCGATCGCCAGCGGGATCGTCGTCATGTACCTGAGCTGGCAAGCCGGGTTCGTTATTCTGGCGGCGCTGTTTCTCCTGTGTCTTCTCGGCTTTTTCTTCTTCGCGCCACGCGACGCCGTAAGCGGCGGCGTGGCCAGGTTCGATTATGCGGGATTCATACTGCTCTTTGTCGGCCTGACGACAATATTGCTCGCCCTGTCAAAAGCCAGCACGTGGGGCGTTTTCTTTGCCAATTCACAAGCGCCGTTCTCGATTTACCAGATTTCTCCCTGCCTGTTCTTCGTGCTGGCGGGCATCGCCCTGTTGTGCATTTTCATGCGACACGAAAACCTCCGCGAACATAAATATGGCAAAGACGCTGTCCTGCTGCGATGCGTGCTTTTGACGACGCCCGGCATCCGGGCCGGCCTGTTTATGACCGGCTTTTATTATTACCTGGCCATGGGCGCCGCCTTTGTCCTGGTGCTCTACTTGCAAATTGTCCTTAAGTATAACGCCATCATCTCGGGCGTCATTTTCGCCGTCGTCTCGGTGGGAATGATCGGAGGCTCGCTGCTGACCCCGAAATTCGGCCAGAACTTTTCCCTCAGGGCAATCAGCCTCGCGGGCATTGGACTGAGCACTGTGTCCACCCTGCTGATCGTCATGGCCATCGGCCCGGACGGCTTTTCCTTCTGGCTGTATGTCGGATCGTTCTTCCTGGGAGTGGGCTCCGGCATGGTCACGGCGGAAGCGCCCTACGCCGTCACCTCGGCCATCGAGGACACCTTCCACGACAAACAACTGGCCGGCCAATCCTCGGGCGCCCAGGGGGCGGCGCGCAACGTCGGCCAAGCCATCGGGTTGGCCCTGGTGGGACTGGTGCTTGTTGTCGGGCTGACGACATTCACGAGAACGGAGATCCTGAAGAACAAGTCGTTTCCCCCTTCCGTGGACAACCTGAGCCGCATGGTCGACAGCATGGCTTTCGTGGTGGACGACAATGTCCGGTCATTTCTGAAAGACAGGAATATCGAGGACCAATATATCGAGGAAATCGTCGCCGAATACAACAAGGGACGTATCTTCTCCGTACGCGCATCCCTGTTGCTGCTCGCTGTCGGCGGCGCCTTGTTTCTCCTCCCGGCCATGAGCCTGACCAGTCGCAAGCTCAAGGACATGCGGGACTGACGCACCGTCGCGGAAGGAGACACCATGCGCAAGCTATCCCGACACGCACGCCGTTGCAGCAGCATCCTGTGGCTTCTGCTCTCCCTTTGCCTTTCCGGCAGCGCCCTGGCCGCCGAGAGCGGCGCCAGCCACTACACCCAGGGGGCCTACGGGGACTTCCTCATGGCCTACGTTCCGGGACCCGGATTTTCCGTGCGCAACGATACCATCTACCAGTCCGCCCACATGGACGGCACGCTCAAGGGCGGCCGCGTCTACGCCGGCCTCGACCAGACCATGGTGATGAACATCAGCACGCTCACCGGCATGCTCGAGGTTGAGGCAATCGGCGGCTTTCTTGGCGCGGGCTTCGGCGTGCCGTTCATCGTCAACGAACATGTCACTGGCGACGTGGCGGCGGACTACAACGCACGGTCCCGCCTGACCGGCCATACGTCCGACCGGCATCTGGCTTTCAGTGGCGGCGGGGACCGGGGGGGCCTTTCCGACCTCTTTTTCATGCCGCTCATCGCAAACTGGACATTCGGCGAATGCCATCTGACCGTCATGCCCATGGTGTTTTTGCCAACGGGCTATTACAATAAAAGTTCGCTCACCAACCTTGGCATGCATTACGCCACGTTCGACGGCAACATCGCGTTCACCTGGCTGCGTAACAAGCAATACGAGTTGTCGTTTGACGCGGGCTACATGATCAATACCGAGAACATGGCCACCCGCTATTTATCCGGGAACCAGATCCATGTGGACTGGACGCTGGCCTACCATGTCAATGAACGCCTGGCCTTTGGCGCGGTGGGGTATCTGTTCGCCCAGACGACGCCGGATTCGGGCCAGGGAGCCAGCATGGGCGGTTTTTACTCCTCGGGCACGGGAATCGGCCCGGCCATCACCTACACCGCAACCCTTGGCGGCAAGGAGTTCACGTTGGTGACCAAATGGCTCCACGGTCTGGGCGCCAGCCACAGCTTTCTGGGGGAGACTCTCTACGGCTCGTTCATTGTGTCTTTTTGAGCCTCGGGCGCGAGGTCGAGGCGGCCCCGCTTCCTGCCTGAAAGCAAGCCCTCCGGTTCTCCAGGGCGAGTGGAGAACCGGAGGGCTGGATAACGTCCGGAGAACCGGAGGGCTCCGGGGAAGATTGGGGTTATCTTGGGAGAGATAACCGCCGACGCCACATGGCGAATGCGTTCAACGGGAATTGGCGCGACACGACGCCGGTGTTCTATTTTCCGAATTTGATCCCGGCATCGATCGTCAGCCCCATGCCGACACTCCCGAACCGGTTGCCCGGGACCAGGCGTCCAGCGGGCACAGCATTCCTACAGGCTTGGGCGATAAGCGGAATCGCCGTGCTGCCGCCGGTCATAAAAAGCGTCTGTATCTTCGAAGCGGCTACGCCGGCTCTTTTGAGACATTCCTTGATCTGGAAAACAATGCCGTCTTTTTCCTTCTCGATATCACTTTCGAACTTTTTCCGGGAGACTGAAGCGCGAAGCCCCTTCTCGACATAGTTTAGCGAGACTGAGGCGGCATCCCGTTCCGAAAGCGCAATTTTGGCAGCCTCGACATCACCGGCCAGGCGATGGCCTTCCTGCTTCTGGATAATCCTGACCAGCCGATCCACCAGATCTTGCCGCTGCGCATGGTAGTGAACGTTTTTTACGCCTTGCAACGCTCTGTTGTTATACAAAAAAACTATTTTATGCCATGTCGCCAGTTCGCGATAATAGGTTGGCGGCAGGTCCAATACCGCATCACCGGGAAAAAGGCTCCTGGTCCGCGTCCTGTAGCCAAAAAGCGGCATTATCTGCTCGAGACTCAGTTTCAAGTCCAAATCGGTTCCGCCGATATGCACGCCCGTGTTGGCCAGGATGTCCTGCTTCCTGTCCGCCTTTCCC
Proteins encoded in this window:
- a CDS encoding transporter translates to MRKLSRHARRCSSILWLLLSLCLSGSALAAESGASHYTQGAYGDFLMAYVPGPGFSVRNDTIYQSAHMDGTLKGGRVYAGLDQTMVMNISTLTGMLEVEAIGGFLGAGFGVPFIVNEHVTGDVAADYNARSRLTGHTSDRHLAFSGGGDRGGLSDLFFMPLIANWTFGECHLTVMPMVFLPTGYYNKSSLTNLGMHYATFDGNIAFTWLRNKQYELSFDAGYMINTENMATRYLSGNQIHVDWTLAYHVNERLAFGAVGYLFAQTTPDSGQGASMGGFYSSGTGIGPAITYTATLGGKEFTLVTKWLHGLGASHSFLGETLYGSFIVSF
- a CDS encoding MFS transporter codes for the protein MSDQIQKNTKGSWGVLMAFLALTQIGLVADNVLLTNAMSAIAKSLHATVSDLQIANLIYPLISAPVMVAAGILGGAFGWRKLLIVGLAIVVLAEALASVSTNILFFNYIARTLIGIGAGLCVPAVLGYITDNFSRAQMTTSFALLSASVALSAALAPIASGIVVMYLSWQAGFVILAALFLLCLLGFFFFAPRDAVSGGVARFDYAGFILLFVGLTTILLALSKASTWGVFFANSQAPFSIYQISPCLFFVLAGIALLCIFMRHENLREHKYGKDAVLLRCVLLTTPGIRAGLFMTGFYYYLAMGAAFVLVLYLQIVLKYNAIISGVIFAVVSVGMIGGSLLTPKFGQNFSLRAISLAGIGLSTVSTLLIVMAIGPDGFSFWLYVGSFFLGVGSGMVTAEAPYAVTSAIEDTFHDKQLAGQSSGAQGAARNVGQAIGLALVGLVLVVGLTTFTRTEILKNKSFPPSVDNLSRMVDSMAFVVDDNVRSFLKDRNIEDQYIEEIVAEYNKGRIFSVRASLLLLAVGGALFLLPAMSLTSRKLKDMRD
- a CDS encoding Hsp70 family protein, which gives rise to MSVALGIDFGTSNSAVGFLRDGAPCLVELEGKRQTIPSAIFYDTEENGVLFGNEAIAFYMDGCEGRLLRSLKSILGSSLINESTEVGYENIFFKDIIVSFIEQLKRRAESTVGHAIENVVMGRPVRFVDADEQADALAQGHLEDITRKAGFRHVFFQYEPIAAALDYEQSVTREELALIVDIGGGTSDFSVVRVSPDRRGKADRKQDILANTGVHIGGTDLDLKLSLEQIMPLFGYRTRTRSLFPGDAVLDLPPTYYRELATWHKIVFLYNNRALQGVKNVHYHAQRQDLVDRLVRIIQKQEGHRLAGDVEAAKIALSERDAASVSLNYVEKGLRASVSRKKFESDIEKEKDGIVFQIKECLKRAGVAASKIQTLFMTGGSTAIPLIAQACRNAVPAGRLVPGNRFGSVGMGLTIDAGIKFGK